In a genomic window of Candidatus Poribacteria bacterium:
- a CDS encoding polynucleotide kinase-phosphatase, with protein MNIPEPSLVLLIGPSGSGKSTFARKHFKPTEILSSDFCRGLVSDDETDQTATDDAFEVLRFIAAKRLAAGKLTVIDATNVQVEARKPLVALAREYHYLTVAIVFNMPTKLCQERNEARPDRDLKPHVVRQQSQQLRRSLRNLKREGFRHFTYVMSTPEAVKAACVERQPLWVNRTDDQGPFDIIGDIHGCFDELVELLTELGYEISTQPEGETVVQPPQGRKAIFVGDFVDRGPKVAEVLRLVMGMQKSGTAICVPGNHDVKLVRALRGKNVNPTHGLAESLSQLEKESTEFKTQIVEFLDSLVSHYVLDNGKLVVAHAGMKAELQGRASGRVREFALYGETTGETDDFGLPIRVDWADEYRGTAMVVYGHTPVAELQWVNRTINIDTGCVFGGKLTALRYPERELVSIPARQTYYEPTKPLLVGGNSDSRLRTAETQHSGDILDIDDVLGKRIISTRLHNNVTIREENTITALEVISRFAVDPKWLIYLPPTMSPTETTNIPSLLEHPTEAFTYYRKQGVSNVIWEEKHMGSRAVVIVCKDPETAKKRFGIADETFGICYTRTGRRFFDDVAIETELLRQVKTAVDKVNYWEVLNTDWICLDCELMPWSVKAQELLRQQYAPVGTSARVALGEAVASLETAAERGVDVDSMLNDYRQRADAVAGYVKAYQQYCWQVQSIADLKLAPFHLLATEGTVYFDKDHLWHMEMLSKLCRSSEDDLLFATSYGMVDLTNDTSQTEAIHRWEKLTEQGGEGTVIKPLDFIAQSKRGLIQPAVKCRGREYLRIIYGPEYTLPQNLERLRSRGLSHKRSLALREFALGVEALERFVRREPMSYVHECVFGILALESEAVDPRL; from the coding sequence ATGAATATTCCTGAACCCTCACTTGTCCTTCTCATTGGACCTTCAGGATCGGGTAAGTCCACCTTTGCACGTAAGCATTTTAAACCGACCGAAATCCTTTCTTCCGATTTCTGCCGAGGACTTGTCTCAGACGATGAGACCGACCAGACGGCAACGGATGATGCGTTTGAAGTGCTGCGTTTCATCGCTGCGAAGCGGCTTGCTGCAGGGAAATTAACGGTCATTGATGCAACAAACGTCCAGGTTGAAGCGCGGAAACCTTTAGTTGCCCTGGCGCGCGAATACCACTATCTAACCGTTGCGATTGTGTTTAACATGCCGACAAAACTCTGTCAGGAAAGAAATGAGGCACGTCCTGACCGAGATTTAAAACCGCATGTCGTCCGTCAGCAGAGCCAGCAACTTCGCCGCTCACTGCGTAATCTCAAACGCGAGGGTTTTCGACACTTCACCTATGTCATGTCCACGCCGGAAGCGGTTAAAGCCGCCTGCGTGGAGCGACAGCCATTGTGGGTAAACCGCACAGACGACCAGGGACCCTTTGACATCATAGGTGATATTCACGGTTGTTTTGATGAGCTTGTTGAATTGCTCACAGAACTCGGTTATGAAATCTCAACGCAGCCAGAAGGTGAAACCGTTGTTCAGCCACCACAAGGTAGGAAAGCAATTTTCGTCGGGGATTTTGTTGACCGGGGTCCAAAAGTCGCCGAAGTATTACGCTTGGTTATGGGGATGCAAAAATCTGGCACGGCTATCTGCGTGCCCGGGAATCACGACGTAAAACTGGTTCGCGCGCTTCGCGGCAAAAACGTAAATCCGACACACGGGTTGGCGGAATCGCTCTCTCAATTGGAGAAAGAATCAACCGAATTCAAGACGCAAATCGTAGAATTCTTGGATAGTTTGGTGAGCCACTACGTCCTTGACAACGGGAAGTTGGTGGTCGCGCACGCTGGAATGAAGGCGGAATTACAAGGCAGGGCATCGGGGCGTGTACGGGAATTCGCACTGTATGGAGAAACAACCGGAGAGACCGATGACTTCGGTTTGCCTATTCGGGTCGATTGGGCTGATGAGTATCGCGGCACTGCGATGGTCGTCTATGGGCACACGCCTGTCGCCGAGCTACAATGGGTAAACCGCACAATCAACATTGATACCGGATGTGTTTTCGGTGGCAAACTGACAGCGTTGCGATATCCTGAAAGAGAACTCGTGTCTATTCCTGCACGTCAGACCTATTATGAACCGACAAAACCACTTCTTGTAGGAGGGAACTCCGATTCCCGACTTCGTACTGCCGAAACGCAGCACTCTGGTGATATTTTAGACATCGATGATGTACTGGGGAAACGAATTATCAGCACGCGGTTACATAATAACGTAACAATCCGTGAAGAGAATACTATAACTGCGCTGGAGGTTATCAGCCGTTTCGCTGTAGACCCGAAATGGCTTATATACCTTCCACCGACAATGTCCCCAACCGAAACGACAAATATTCCGAGCTTGCTTGAACATCCAACCGAGGCGTTCACGTATTATCGCAAACAGGGTGTATCCAACGTCATCTGGGAAGAGAAACACATGGGGTCCCGCGCTGTCGTTATCGTTTGCAAGGATCCAGAAACCGCGAAAAAGCGGTTTGGTATCGCAGATGAGACGTTTGGCATCTGTTACACACGAACCGGCAGGCGTTTCTTTGATGATGTCGCGATTGAAACCGAACTGTTGAGACAGGTGAAAACGGCAGTAGATAAAGTGAATTATTGGGAGGTCCTCAATACGGATTGGATCTGTCTTGACTGTGAACTAATGCCTTGGTCGGTCAAGGCGCAGGAGCTGTTACGACAACAGTATGCCCCGGTGGGGACATCGGCGCGTGTCGCCTTGGGAGAAGCGGTTGCCTCCTTGGAAACCGCTGCCGAACGAGGCGTTGACGTAGATTCTATGTTGAATGACTATCGTCAACGCGCAGATGCAGTGGCGGGATACGTTAAGGCTTATCAGCAATACTGTTGGCAGGTCCAATCTATTGCCGATCTAAAACTCGCCCCATTCCACCTACTTGCAACAGAGGGGACAGTATACTTTGACAAAGACCATCTGTGGCACATGGAAATGCTTAGCAAACTCTGCCGAAGTTCTGAGGACGACCTCTTGTTCGCAACTTCTTATGGAATGGTTGATCTGACTAACGACACAAGCCAAACTGAAGCAATCCATCGGTGGGAAAAACTCACTGAACAGGGCGGTGAAGGCACAGTCATCAAGCCTCTGGATTTTATCGCTCAGAGCAAGCGAGGATTGATACAACCCGCTGTAAAATGCCGAGGTCGTGAGTATCTCCGAATAATCTATGGACCTGAATATACATTACCTCAAAACTTAGAACGGCTCCGTTCACGCGGACTTTCTCACAAACGTTCCCTTGCACTTCGAGAATTCGCATTGGGTGTTGAGGCACTTGAGCGTTTCGTTCGTCGTGAACCGATGTCCTATGTTCATGAGTGCGTTTTCGGAATTTTGGCACTCGAAAGTGAAGCAGTTGATCCAAGACTCTGA